In Xylanibacter ruminicola 23, a single genomic region encodes these proteins:
- a CDS encoding 4Fe-4S binding protein, translating into MAYVIGDDCIACGTCQGECPVEAISEGEKYSINPDLCTECGTCASVCPSEAISLP; encoded by the coding sequence ATGGCATATGTAATTGGTGACGACTGCATCGCTTGCGGTACATGTCAGGGTGAGTGCCCAGTAGAGGCTATTTCTGAGGGTGAGAAGTATTCTATCAACCCCGATCTCTGCACAGAGTGTGGTACTTGTGCTTCTGTTTGTCCCTCTGAGGCTATCAGCCTTCCCTAA
- a CDS encoding porin family protein, which translates to MRLRILSIIAALCIATSCVAQRRYVIQHKPYIDLRPMHFGIAVGMNLQDIEFETEAPIVCDADRWNTGFSVGVLADMRLSNNLNLRIVPTMHFGAKHLTLHKLDETDTHGNPRTETQDLKNTYLSVPVDLKFSAQRWNNIRPYMLAGVNGMVNLTNKSQEIVQLQRTDLMLEVGLGCDLYLPFFKLAPELKFCYGLGNRIDKSHVADIKDDYKKTYANSIKSGHTKMIVLTFYFE; encoded by the coding sequence ATGAGACTTAGAATTCTATCCATCATAGCAGCACTCTGCATCGCCACAAGCTGTGTAGCCCAACGACGATACGTGATACAGCACAAGCCATATATCGACTTGCGCCCTATGCACTTTGGTATTGCAGTAGGCATGAACCTGCAAGATATTGAGTTTGAAACCGAAGCTCCAATCGTGTGCGATGCCGACCGCTGGAATACCGGATTCTCGGTAGGTGTACTGGCCGACATGCGCCTATCCAACAATCTGAACCTGCGCATCGTACCCACCATGCACTTTGGTGCCAAGCACCTAACCTTGCACAAGTTGGACGAGACAGACACGCATGGCAACCCAAGAACTGAGACACAGGACCTGAAGAATACCTATCTTTCGGTACCCGTCGACCTGAAGTTCTCGGCCCAGCGATGGAACAATATCCGCCCTTACATGCTGGCAGGTGTTAACGGCATGGTGAATCTTACCAACAAGAGTCAGGAGATAGTGCAACTGCAGCGTACCGACCTGATGCTGGAAGTTGGCTTGGGATGCGATCTGTATCTACCCTTCTTCAAACTGGCACCCGAATTGAAGTTCTGCTATGGATTAGGCAACAGGATCGACAAAAGTCACGTAGCCGATATCAAGGACGACTATAAAAAAACGTATGCCAACTCGATTAAGAGCGGGCATACGAAGATGATTGTATTAACGTTCTACTTTGAATAA
- a CDS encoding tetratricopeptide repeat protein, translating into MKAIKYLVMGALLTGFSATANAQEAELNAALDGIKSKAPNVAELAKAAYKKNKKDAAALIKIGQAFYAQKDTANARLFANYANEAGKPKYQFAPAYLLLGDIESAYGTDGGKAAGYYNQAITFDPKNPEGYKKWAMVYRKISPSQAAKKLQEMKAQCPNEDVDAITAHIYMLAGDEKQAYENYAKANIGKLDKLGLNEFVRASYFTGHFQDALRAAEAGIKLEPRNPTFNRLAMFSNYELKNYEAAKAYIHKYFFETDSAKVSEYDHFYTALIYQALEDKANMYTHYDKALELVNDQSMIKRWAILKSVSDSYLKDKEFDNAIKYYDQYLACKPDVNSDDMEGVAKIYSKYADEDEARKAEFIKKAIEAYRAMAEKFPVQSTYAAYQCATMNNKLDKNGEKGLAKPDYQKVVELLESKADRTKGEDIMLKYSLHYLMSNAFLYGKNKALAKEYANKILAIDPEYPAAKQIRDLK; encoded by the coding sequence ATGAAAGCAATTAAATATCTAGTTATGGGTGCGTTGCTGACAGGTTTCAGCGCCACCGCTAATGCACAGGAAGCAGAGCTCAATGCAGCTCTCGACGGTATTAAGTCAAAGGCTCCCAATGTAGCCGAGTTAGCAAAAGCTGCCTACAAGAAGAACAAGAAGGACGCTGCTGCGCTGATTAAGATTGGTCAGGCCTTCTATGCTCAGAAGGACACAGCAAATGCCCGCTTGTTTGCCAACTACGCTAACGAAGCTGGTAAGCCTAAGTATCAGTTTGCTCCTGCCTATCTGCTGTTAGGCGACATCGAGTCGGCTTACGGAACAGATGGTGGTAAGGCTGCAGGTTACTACAACCAGGCTATCACTTTTGACCCAAAGAATCCTGAGGGTTACAAGAAGTGGGCTATGGTATATCGTAAGATCAGCCCAAGTCAGGCTGCCAAGAAGCTGCAGGAAATGAAGGCTCAGTGTCCCAACGAGGATGTTGACGCTATCACAGCTCACATCTACATGCTGGCTGGTGATGAGAAGCAGGCTTACGAGAACTATGCCAAGGCTAACATCGGCAAGCTGGATAAGCTGGGACTGAACGAGTTTGTACGCGCCAGCTACTTCACTGGTCACTTCCAGGATGCACTCCGTGCTGCCGAGGCTGGAATCAAGCTCGAGCCACGTAACCCAACATTCAACCGTTTGGCTATGTTCTCAAACTACGAGCTGAAGAACTACGAGGCTGCTAAGGCTTACATCCACAAGTACTTCTTCGAGACCGACAGTGCCAAGGTATCTGAGTACGACCACTTCTACACAGCTCTGATTTATCAGGCTCTGGAGGATAAGGCTAACATGTACACGCACTATGACAAGGCTCTTGAGCTGGTTAACGATCAGTCAATGATCAAGCGCTGGGCTATTCTGAAGAGCGTATCAGACTCTTATCTGAAGGACAAGGAGTTCGACAATGCCATCAAATACTACGATCAGTATCTGGCATGTAAGCCCGATGTTAACTCTGACGATATGGAAGGTGTAGCAAAGATCTACTCTAAGTACGCTGACGAGGACGAGGCTCGCAAGGCTGAGTTCATCAAGAAAGCTATCGAAGCTTATCGCGCTATGGCCGAGAAGTTCCCTGTACAGAGCACATACGCTGCTTACCAGTGCGCTACAATGAACAACAAGCTGGATAAGAACGGTGAGAAGGGTCTTGCTAAGCCCGACTACCAGAAGGTTGTAGAGCTGCTCGAGTCTAAGGCTGATCGCACTAAGGGCGAGGATATCATGCTGAAGTACAGCTTACACTACCTGATGTCGAACGCTTTCCTGTATGGTAAGAATAAGGCTTTGGCTAAGGAGTATGCTAACAAGATCCTGGCTATCGACCCAGAGTATCCTGCAGCTAAGCAGATTCGTGATCTGAAGTAA